The genomic region TAGTGTACCCctcagttcttttttctttttttttttttaatggcaaaaaaTAAATTATACCAAAGTAAAAATGTCTATCAGACATTTGAAAGATCACTTTGTGTACTACTGGGCCTTAAAGAcaaattatacactcattttttctttgcataaatgttatgtaaatgatctatttttatagcccataaagttttttttttttttttttttttatagttttgcttatttttaaataacattgctctgattttcagactcctaaccaagccccaaagttttatcagaataccgtcagctaccttctccagcttgctcctgtttgtgtaaagggtcttttcatatgcaaaaaaagtgggggggggggggggagtgtcttatttcccacttgcagtgggctttccagctaccttttcaacaaagctaaactgagagcttctaagtaagttttgaaacagttttatactggatttttatatcagtatatgtgcatcttattctttatagtagtgtctattacatgcagttatatgaaaataagtgtatactgtccctttaagacactgattattaaagcgacactgaacactattgttttcttttgtgattcagatagagcatgccagaataccgtcagctaccttctccagcttgctcctgtttgtgtaaagggtcttttcatatgcaaaaaaagtgggggggggggggagtgtcttatttcccacttgcagtgggctttccagctaccttttcaacagagctaaactgagagcttctaagtaagttttgaaacagttttatactggatttttatatcagtatatgtgcatcttattctttatagtagtgtctattacatgcagttatatgaaaatgagtgtatactgtccctttaagacactgattattaaagcgacactgaacactattgttttcttttgtgattcagatagagcatgacattttaagcaactttctaatttactcctattacacaattttcttcattctcttggtatctttatttgaaatgcaagaatgtaactttagatgccggcccatttttggtgaacaacctgggttgtccttgctgattggtggataaattgcatccaccaataaaaaagtgctatccagagtcctgaacgaaaaaaaagcttagatgccttctttttcaaataaagatagcaagagaacgaagaaaaattgataataggagtaaattagaaagttgcttacaattgcctgctctatctcaatcacaaaagaaaaaaattgggttcagtgtccctttaactaaacctcaCTGCTCTATTGGTGAATACTGACACACCTCACAAAAACAtaccaaaaaaaaatgttctacAGATAAGACAAAAAATACATCTTGATTCAAATTGAAGAATGAATAAATAGTGTTTACcaccatataaaatatttttatgagcATACAGGCAACACATACCTAGTTCAAAGGTAACTAAACTTCTTTGGGTCCCAAGAAAAAGGCAGTCTTTGGGCCCCTTCTAAAAAGCGCaatttctggctgtttgcaatcaaCAAAAGCTGAGCCAGCAGCCACATACGAGCAAGAGTTATCATTCCTCTTTGTTTAGTCCACACCAGAGAATATGCCCTgcagtacaaatatggtggcaagtTTTTTCTGTACACTGTGGTGACCTTGGAAATCCTGACATCGTATTTGTAGAGGCAAACCAATACACTTTCTATCAATGCCAGCATGCTTACCAATCAGCTGAGAATAAAAGCATTTGGCACCTGGGGGCATTTTAGTGGTGATGATCAAGTGCATTTAATATCTGATTCAaatcaattttgcaatatacttttataacaAAAATGCTATATTGCTGCACCATGTTTTGGCTATATTTTATTGGCTAAAGGTAAAACCATGTAAATGGAGAGCTGCTAGTACATATAAACCGTCTGTTTATACTTGATATGCTATCATGAGTCACTGACAATATCATACTGACAGAACAAGACAGAAATGAGAAAAGTGAGAAAGTGAAACTAAAAAAATACATAACCATGTATATTATGTCCCACCAACACTCTGTGTACCCAGTTTTTGCAGAGACTAAATAGTGTTAGTACCACACATTGTGTCAACTGCATTTTATACAATTCAACTaaccaattaaataaataaattaaactaattataatttatatgaGTTGTTCTACCACAGAAGGTATGATAGGTAAGACTGACCAAAGGATTAGAATTTGTCATCTAACTCTAGATATGTTTACACCACTAAAATCATATTGCCTATCTGTATATCTTGATTTGGGTGACCTGCTTTAGAAGGATTATATATAACCCTGTgtacttaaagaaaagaaaaaaaatagactagGGTCTTGAGATCTCCCTCATTAATTACTCACATCATGGCCACATTGCTGCCGTCTACAATAATATGTCTCAGTTGTTCATTCCCTGGTTCATTTCTCAGGTTGAGTTCAAATGGCGTCTGCATAGCTTCATTAAACCTCTGTGCTCCAGTCACTACAGGGGCACTTAGTCCATCTTCTGATTCCAAATACTTAGCTACTTTGATATCACATGTTTCTTGAGCAGCACTCCCAGGGAAGTGATCCTCAACAGGACAGTTAGAAAACATTGTTTTGTGTCTTCCCATCTCTGACATTCCCACATCTGGCTGTGAGACATTTAGTTCTGTTCTTGGTTGAATACAAGACACTTTCTCTTGCCTTGTGGATTCTTGATTTGGATATCTGTGAACCTCTGATATGTTCATGTGATGTTcagggtttgtatttttttcattgaGTTTTCTTAGAAGTCCAGCAACAGAACCATCACCTTTATCCACAATTTCACTGGGAGAGTACCCACAGTTCTTTGCTGCTGATTTTACCACTTCCCAGACGTAACTGTCCTCATTGTTACCATATGTATCTGATGATTCATTCAATAGTGTAAACCTATTTGACTCCAATTTACCCTGGCAATGGTTGGATTCTTCCAAATTAACTTTGTCTAGTATCTGGGAAGGCTCCTGAATTCCATTCTCCGACAGAACTTTAAGGACAACTGCTTCCTTGTAACCCATTGTCTTAAAGAAATCTAGGAGCATGCTGAATTCTTTCTCTGTCCCTAATGAGAAATTAGTATTCGATCCCTGTTCTCCCTCATCCCTACCCATAATGGTTCCTAATAGTCCTGATATCTCTCGGAACTCTTCATCATCTGTGCATGCTATTTCTCTAGATTTCTCTTCTTTCTGATTATATTCAATGTCTTGCACTAAACCAACTGGCTTTTCCTTGGTATTTTGTCTTTGAAAAAGTGCTGCTCGATTGTTGTAATCCCATGTTTTGTCCACCTTTAACTGATGTGGGTTAGAGGCTCTGTGATGTAATATTCTTCTCTCAGACCCTGGCTTAGTTATTTCCATTGGTTTTGAGCTCAACATTTTCTCAAGTGTCGGTGGATTTTGCAGTGGGACAGATGTTGGAAAGTTAGAATGACTGTGCACAGCTATTTCAGTTGGCTTTTCAAAAAGATTGTTTTTGGAATGTATCACCCTTCTCTTATGTAATCCACTTATATTAGCTTCATGCACTAGTGCTAATAACTGTTCCTTAACAGAGGTTGACAGTATAAGAAGATCCAGAACATGAATATCAGTGTGCTCTTCAACCAGATCCTTAAAATCCCTCTTAATCTGGGCATCATCATCTGGCCTATAACAAGAGTTACTTCCTTCCAGAAATGCTTGGACCCTGCTTTGAGCCATCACCGCTTCTTCTGCAAGACCAGAGATCCTGATGCAGCCAGGACTTAGTGGCTTAATGCACGCTGAAGTAGCTCTGATAAGACAATCAAGAAAAATTCCTTTGGCACCTACGAAGATGCAGTATAGCCCTCGTGGGTAAGTGGTGTCCTCTGTTATGTCTGGTGTGCATAGTCCTTTAATATAACTCTGGGAAAAACAAAATACGAAATGAATTATCATGCTATATGCAAGCTATTAACTATATATTATTTAGTCAGTTTATTATTGCTAAATTTACagcatatatatattctaaaattgGCAAGCCTTTATTGTAATGCTATGCTCCTACTGACTTTCAGTCAATTCACTAAAATATATCTCAGTCATATAATAACATTTACATCTGATCAGtaatgtattttggcctaggcacaTTTTAAGAGATAGTTCTGTGGCATAATGCCTTTCCATTCCTATGCTCTCCaaagcttttattatttattttataacggATCACTGATAGATGGCTGTTAAGCGTGGCTTATGACCCATCCATTGCGCAgagaattatatataataatatgagcTAAAATTCTTGGGGCTTAAGGACAGCAGATTTCCGAGGGCCTAGAGTagcaaaaaaacctaaataaaccacTCAATCCAATTGTTACCCAATGtgataaaacaattttattttttgccaCAAGCCTGCAAGTATTCTTGGCCCTACCAAACTTTTTATTACAAGATCCAGCTTACCTTTGCCTTTTCTATGTTCCTCTTTTCACCCTGCAGCTGAATCCACATTTGTTGGTGTCCTGCAGACTGTTCAAGCATATGTGTCTGATTGAGAACACCTAAAATGTTCAACACCACCCCAAATATCCTCTCCATGTGAAGCCTCTGCTCTCTCAGTTCCTTTTCTGAATCCTGGGGCACAGCAAACTCATCCATGCTGCTGCTGTTCAGCGTTGCTTTATTCTCCCATACGTCCATGTGCATTTCCATTATTATAGAATAGCTGTAATCAGAGTTAAAATGGGGAGACTTGAGTCTCCCACTCTGAAGAGAGTTTTTTTTCTCCCCAGGGCTTAATTGTCAGCTTACAGCTACAGTGAATTGTTTACTATTAAACTGCTCTCCTAATGACTTCACCTGTTGTTGTTTCTCCTTTTCTAACTTATACATTAGACAAGCTACTTCCTGCTTGAAATGCTATCTCTGCTATGTATATTTTGCACCTCTTGTTAGCgttcagttgttttttttgtgtgtgtgtgtgtgtttgttatgtgtcTTTGATCTCTTCACATTCTCTTCTTCCTCATTCTCTCGGTTTCTCTGATAGCCCCTCCCTTTCCCCCACTCCTCTTTCTCTGCCTCACCTGATTTTGTGACtactctgtctctttaaatctgtcACTTTGCCATCCGTATGCATATAAGGTCTACCTCTTTTGTGTTTCACTTCCTATGTTTTGTAAAGCTGGAATACAGCATTTAAAATGCTTTAATTTGTCCTGTTacactaatatgctttattttcCTGAGTCTTTTCAGAGAGCTTGCTTTTCACGCCCCCGATGACTGATTGGAAGTTCCTGTGTGTGTCAGACTCAGGGAAATTCCACTTTGTGATCTCAGAAAGGGGTGGTGCACtgagaactgtgtgtgtgtgttttctgtattCAGATGAAAGTCaatctttctgcagggtcagtgtGAGTCAaaggtttttcttaaagggatagaattgaaatgtgcatgagtgaatttcagtttttaaatagaaacatttgtgcaatatacttccattagcaaaaatgtaacAGTTACTACCATTTTTTAGAGGCATACAGTTATATGCTGTGAGGACCCGTGCACTAGTAtttaaacactacaccttctcagtgaATCAGCTGTGGCCAGGTCCGTTTCCAGAGAATCTGGCTCTCAGGGCAAAATCTGGCTCTCAGGGCAATAGGAATATTTTCAATGTTATCActttatttgtgaacgttttcAGACCATacggtccgtcctcagacaaaaaaaTGTGTGGTCACATACTTTTTGGGCTGAGGACGGACCGTatggtccgaaaacgttcacaaataaagTGATAAGATTGAAAATATTCCTATTGGCGTGCGCTTTGTATGCTGTCCATCTATAACTTTTTGCTGCACCCTGGGTGCTATTGGAGGTCTGGAGTGCGATCTGTTTggactttatatatacagtgtgtgtatatatatatatatatatacatatatatactgtatatatatatatatatatatgtgtgtgtgtgtatatatatatatatatatttacacacacacatatatatatatatatatatatatatataaaaatacacacacacacacatatatacagtatatatatatatatatatatatatatatatatatatatatatatatatatatacacaaaacacgggtgggtcagcactctcaggccggaccgggtacacatcctatgaccctgcacaTGCACatccctgggtgcaaaacagcactctcaggaagctgcactgtcaccagagtcacaggcagttaaccccagacaggcctgtgtgcaaggcccaaacagggaaaattacaaaaaaataatacagtaatataacacacagaaaaagtccagcactcactcacaagctctcaactaagataaaaagcagcaatggaagagttagttaccgcatctggccaaatgggaaaagcccaggtacctcgtcaaggtctcttccaaaaacctgggtccctaaacagccacacaatgcaggctcacaattaaacaactgtgaaaaaaaggaaCTGTgaaaaaaatgaagggtgcacaggcctatgtaatctccccaaacatatacaaaacacgggtggggtcagcactctcaggccggaccgggtacacatccatgaccctgcaacatgcacagccctgggtgcaaaccagcactctcaggaagctgcactgttaccagagccacaggcagttaaagcATACCCcccaatagttacatttgtatctatcttagggtttatatttatattacaggcaactttgtatttattttaactaggtacaatagttattaaatagttatgaactatttaataactacctagttaaaataaagactaatatacctgtaaaataaattctaacttaaattacaattacacctaacactatattatcattaaattaattacctaaactagctacaattaaattaaataaactaaagtacaaaaaaaacccccactaaattacaaaaaataaaaaaattacaagaattttaaactaattacacctaatctaatccccctaataaaataaaaaagccccccaaaataataaaatcccttgccctatactaaattacaaatagcccttaaaagggctttttgcggggcattgccccaaagtaatcagttcttttacctgaaaaaaatacaatacccccccaacattaaaacccaccacccacacacacaactctactctaaaacctacccaatccccccttaataaaaccttacactaaccccttgaagatcaccctaccttgagtcgtcttcacccagccgggcacaagtggtcttccataggggcagaagtcttcatccgatcctgcAGAAGAgggcctccagacgggcagaagtcttcatccagacggcatcttctatcttcgtccttccggagcggagcgggtccatcttgaagtcagctgtcgcggagcatccttttctttcgacgactcccgacgaatgaatgttcctttaaatgacgtcatccaagatggcgtcccttgaattccgattagctgataggattctatcagccaatcggaattaaggtaggaaaaatcctattggctgatgcaatcagccaataaaattgagcttgcattctgttggctgattggaacagccaatagaatgcaagctcaatcctattggctgattggatcagccaataggattgaagttcaatcatattggctgatccaatcagccaatagggtttttcctaccttaattccgattgactgatagaatcctatcagctaatcggaattcaagggacgccatcttggatgacgtaatttaaatgaaccttcattcgtcaggagtcgtcggaagaagaggatgctctgcgtcggctggcttaaaGATGGACCCACTTCGGATGGAGGAacgtagaagatgccgcctggatgaagacttcttcccgtctggaggttctcttctgcccggatcagatgaagacgtctgcccctatggaggaccacttgtgcccggctgggtgaagacggctcaaggtagggtgatcttcaaggggttagtgttaggttttattaaggggggattgggtgggttttagagtagggttaggtctgtgagtggtgggttttaattttggggggtattgtatttttttttccaggtaaaagagctgattactttggggcaaaaagcccttttaagggctatttgtaatttagggcttttttattttggggggcttttttattttattagggggattagataaggtgtaattagtttaaaattcttgtaattatttttttattttctgtaatttagtgtttgtttgttttttgtactttagtttattttatttaattgtagttagtttaggcaactaatttaatgatagtgtagtgttaggtgtaattgtaatttaggttaggatttattttacaggtatatttgtctttattttaactaggtagctattaaatagttaataactatttaataactattgtacctagttaaaataaatacaaagttgcctgtaaaataaatacaaaccctaagatagatacaaatgtatattgtagctagcttagggtttattttacaggtaagtatttagttttaaataggattaatttatttaattgtagtaattttatttcattttatttaaattatatttaagttaggagggtgttagacttaggtttaaaaaaATCACTGTACAGAATAATGCAGGGTTAGGCTTCTGAAATCTGCACAGGAATTggaaacacaattttcagagttaaattacatgaaagcgGGACAAAATAAATAGAGATTGCAAAGTATTTTAAAACACATCATTTAAATTAGACTTTTAATGAATGGTTATCCCAAGGATAATTTTCTCCATGATGATGCGTTTTTGATAATCGTCCCTTTGTAAGCAACTATCCTAATTCCAACATTaaactgtgcagctttctgtgaaATACAGCTGCTCATACAGCCCTAGTACATTCTAAGAGAGGCATCTTGCAGAGAGCAAGGTTCAGTCCTTTTATTATCATTGCTTTTAATGGGGACTGCTCTGTTACTAGCTCACACACCCTGTTTATTGCCTCCAGACCAGTGTTTAAGATAGAAAGCCATGTGTCAGTGTGAGCATGAAAATCAAAAGTTAAAGAGGAAGAAACATGTGTAAAGTTGTGTATGGGACAGCAGAGACTGAGATGAGGCTAGGAACGTCTGCTATATGGGTGTTTGTTGCAGGGGATATTGGGAATG from Bombina bombina isolate aBomBom1 chromosome 2, aBomBom1.pri, whole genome shotgun sequence harbors:
- the LOC128649157 gene encoding NEDD4-binding protein 1 isoform X2: MEMHMDVWENKATLNSSSMDEFAVPQDSEKELREQRLHMERIFGVVLNILGVLNQTHMLEQSAGHQQMWIQLQGEKRNIEKAKSYIKGLCTPDITEDTTYPRGLYCIFVGAKGIFLDCLIRATSACIKPLSPGCIRISGLAEEAVMAQSRVQAFLEGSNSCYRPDDDAQIKRDFKDLVEEHTDIHVLDLLILSTSVKEQLLALVHEANISGLHKRRVIHSKNNLFEKPTEIAVHSHSNFPTSVPLQNPPTLEKMLSSKPMEITKPGSERRILHHRASNPHQLKVDKTWDYNNRAALFQRQNTKEKPVGLVQDIEYNQKEEKSREIACTDDEEFREISGLLGTIMGRDEGEQGSNTNFSLGTEKEFSMLLDFFKTMGYKEAVVLKVLSENGIQEPSQILDKVNLEESNHCQGKLESNRFTLLNESSDTYGNNEDSYVWEVVKSAAKNCGYSPSEIVDKGDGSVAGLLRKLNEKNTNPEHHMNISEVHRYPNQESTRQEKVSCIQPRTELNVSQPDVGMSEMGRHKTMFSNCPVEDHFPGSAAQETCDIKVAKYLESEDGLSAPVVTGAQRFNEAMQTPFELNLRNEPGNEQLRHIIVDGSNVAMISLQLSSPEASSLHKGCSQLGSLLFSQPVTEAEHTHRSVILGTFLQLYHLLGVSDTLSGLCIFYTVLQLHKIYLKKQLLFCIMHPNLNYIIQLLKGYSIKIKLLLFRYSMPF
- the LOC128649157 gene encoding protein KHNYN isoform X1 translates to MEMHMDVWENKATLNSSSMDEFAVPQDSEKELREQRLHMERIFGVVLNILGVLNQTHMLEQSAGHQQMWIQLQGEKRNIEKAKSYIKGLCTPDITEDTTYPRGLYCIFVGAKGIFLDCLIRATSACIKPLSPGCIRISGLAEEAVMAQSRVQAFLEGSNSCYRPDDDAQIKRDFKDLVEEHTDIHVLDLLILSTSVKEQLLALVHEANISGLHKRRVIHSKNNLFEKPTEIAVHSHSNFPTSVPLQNPPTLEKMLSSKPMEITKPGSERRILHHRASNPHQLKVDKTWDYNNRAALFQRQNTKEKPVGLVQDIEYNQKEEKSREIACTDDEEFREISGLLGTIMGRDEGEQGSNTNFSLGTEKEFSMLLDFFKTMGYKEAVVLKVLSENGIQEPSQILDKVNLEESNHCQGKLESNRFTLLNESSDTYGNNEDSYVWEVVKSAAKNCGYSPSEIVDKGDGSVAGLLRKLNEKNTNPEHHMNISEVHRYPNQESTRQEKVSCIQPRTELNVSQPDVGMSEMGRHKTMFSNCPVEDHFPGSAAQETCDIKVAKYLESEDGLSAPVVTGAQRFNEAMQTPFELNLRNEPGNEQLRHIIVDGSNVAMIHGLCRFFSCRGIALAVQYFWDRGHRNITVFVPQSRIKRDDKVKEQHFLTQLNKLGLLSFTPSRIFEGKRITPYDDRFMLQLAEKTDGVIVTNDNLRDFSEESTAWKNIIRKRLLQFTFVGDIFMVPDDPLGRNGPPLEQFLWKNSRPKTKMKGHSFAGRGGPVTSPKPSSQTEVLNLRDRKPGKRFQEETDVRSPRETEMLRCELLSIFPHQDTKVDFILQRQLSLTDLNKLSELIINLRF